One part of the Tunicatimonas pelagia genome encodes these proteins:
- the dnaE gene encoding DNA polymerase III subunit alpha → MYLIFDTETTGLPRDYNAPISDLDNWPRLVQLSWQLHNADGSLQSAHDYIVKPEGFTIPFNSEKVHGISTQRALAEGHPLAEVLTKFNEDLQHTRQTIGHNVDFDLNVTGAEFLRAQIETTLLNIEKVDTKDASTDYCKIPGGRGGKYKWPTLSELHEKLFGVPFSGAHNSAFDVDATARCFFGLLKEQVIAPFDSTPLTEITYERPDLEKALRDMPQNAPQKSKVAGPPQRKKVDVNKIETAPFSHLHVHSQYSILQSTASIKQLVSAAKERNMPAIAVTDLGNLFGAFKAVAEGKKQGVKVIIGCDVYMTKDRHQKKFTKDFKDQRSVQLLLAKNQNGYQNLSKLCSLGYIEGYYGGFPRVDKDLIQEYAIDLIATTGGISGEIPDLILNTGEHQAEEAFRWWLEVFGNDFYVELQRHGLEEEDRVNEVLLRMADKYGVKVIATNNVYYANQKEANAHDTLLCVKNNEVLSTPIGRGRNFRFGMPNHEFYLKTEEEMKQLFADRPDAITNTFEIAEKAEELTLQRDILLPKFALPDGFTDQNDYLRHLSYEGAKPRYGEITPEIQDRLDHELKIIKDMGFPGYFLIVQDFINAARDMGVSVGPGRGSAAGSVVAYCTGITNIDPIEYDLLFERFLNPERISMPDIDIDFDDDGRQEVINYVIDKYGRNQVAQIVTFGTMAPRMSIKDVSRVSELPLVDANRLAKLVPEKPGTTFDQALAEVPELQQIKRGSDKQAEVINLAHTLVGSVRNTGIHAAGVIIAPDDLLEYIPVKTDKDSDLFVTQFDGSVVESAGMLKMDFLGLKTLTIIKTALRKIKKNHGVDIDIDAIPLDDEKTFQLYQRGDTIGTFQFESDGMRQWLRKLKPTDIEDLIAMNALYRPGPMQFIPNFIDRKHGKENIEYPHELLEPILKNSYGICLSGDTRIFDAETGAPHRLDELKDRAGNFVVQGIDAQGQATTARVTHWLDNGTHPVFRLTLRNGATIKATANHLFYTEQGWKPLEALNSGDYVGTPPQLFSPTTPSSYNRCRLRVLAFLTADGSLASGTSVDFVNHDPQLIEAYIEALQAFDDVQPVVVKQVRNVKRVGIRSKVSGRATTSLLAWMRELGLKSSADHRKYPCGVRSHEKAVPSFIYTMADEDIAYFLAGLWDCDGYVGKKLCHYKTISSQLAQDVQTLLLRLGIPSVIYEASYKNDVCPDQTSYQVTTYELNRFSGAIQPFMVSHKGHISIKGTAFRHNSVERQPFLQEIKETTGKSARGLMKAYGIDRQHFQRKDPRISTTVVEGVAQQISLPATQRLLPINWQQIVSIEACGSEAVYDLTVDKIHNFVANNIIVHNCVYQEQIMQTAQILGGYSLGGADLLRRAMGKKKIEEMNKQRVIFVEGAKEKHGIDKKKAEEVFSIMEKFAQYGFNRSHSAAYSVVAYQTGYLKANYPEEYMAAVLTHNMSNSDKVTLFMDECKQMKIKVLGPDVNESDFDFGVNKERQIRFGLGAIKGAGESAVASIIEERDEQGTYSDIFEFTKRANLRAVNKKTLECMAMAGAFDCFPNMHRRQYLHASPGDSSLLEKAAKYAQNLQQEEEAAQVSLFGGVGGLEVPKPRVTDCEPYSDLEKLKLEKEVTGFYISGHPLDQFKLEIESFCTCTLDKVMGYQNREVSVAGIITKSAERQTNSGKPFALVTIEDYQTSVDLAFFGEDYLSNRHRLSLGEFVYMKGRVEERYNKPGVWELRPQTVQLLTEVREKMTGGIQLSISAEQLTQNLIERLETLSAEYRGNCPVKVTVHDEQESMSVEMLSRKYRWQPDGQLFGALEQLDGVSYQLTGVR, encoded by the coding sequence ATGTACCTAATATTTGACACCGAAACCACCGGTCTGCCCCGCGACTATAATGCTCCCATCTCTGATCTGGACAACTGGCCCCGGTTAGTACAACTTTCTTGGCAATTGCATAATGCCGACGGTAGCTTACAGTCCGCACACGACTACATTGTAAAGCCCGAAGGGTTTACGATTCCCTTCAACTCTGAGAAAGTACACGGTATTTCTACCCAACGGGCGTTGGCGGAGGGGCATCCGTTGGCGGAAGTACTAACTAAATTCAATGAAGACCTTCAGCATACCCGGCAAACCATTGGTCACAATGTCGATTTTGATCTAAATGTGACCGGAGCCGAGTTTTTGCGAGCGCAGATAGAAACTACGCTGCTCAACATCGAAAAAGTAGATACTAAGGATGCTTCCACGGATTACTGTAAAATTCCCGGGGGGCGAGGCGGGAAATACAAGTGGCCTACTCTATCTGAGCTACACGAAAAACTGTTCGGTGTGCCATTCAGCGGAGCACATAATTCAGCCTTTGATGTAGACGCTACTGCCCGTTGCTTTTTCGGATTATTGAAAGAGCAGGTTATTGCTCCGTTTGATAGTACGCCGTTAACGGAAATTACCTACGAGCGACCTGATTTAGAAAAGGCATTGCGGGATATGCCGCAGAATGCTCCTCAGAAGTCTAAAGTAGCTGGGCCACCCCAGCGGAAGAAGGTCGATGTTAACAAAATTGAAACCGCTCCATTCAGCCACTTGCACGTTCATTCGCAGTACTCTATTCTGCAAAGTACGGCCAGTATCAAGCAGCTAGTCAGTGCGGCGAAGGAGCGCAATATGCCCGCCATTGCTGTTACCGACTTGGGTAATCTGTTTGGGGCGTTCAAAGCTGTAGCCGAAGGAAAAAAACAAGGTGTAAAGGTTATCATCGGTTGCGATGTCTATATGACAAAGGATCGGCATCAGAAGAAGTTTACCAAAGATTTTAAAGACCAGCGCTCCGTACAGCTATTATTAGCTAAAAATCAGAACGGTTATCAGAACCTGTCGAAACTTTGTTCGCTGGGCTACATTGAAGGTTACTACGGTGGTTTTCCTCGGGTAGATAAAGATCTGATTCAAGAATATGCCATAGACTTAATTGCTACTACCGGTGGCATCTCGGGTGAAATTCCCGATCTGATTCTCAATACCGGTGAGCACCAGGCGGAAGAAGCGTTTCGCTGGTGGCTAGAAGTATTCGGTAATGATTTTTATGTAGAGTTACAGCGACACGGCCTAGAGGAAGAAGACCGGGTGAACGAAGTGCTGCTCCGTATGGCTGATAAGTACGGCGTAAAAGTCATTGCGACCAATAACGTTTACTACGCTAATCAGAAAGAGGCTAATGCCCACGATACGCTGCTTTGCGTAAAAAATAACGAAGTACTCTCTACTCCCATCGGTCGGGGGCGGAATTTTCGCTTCGGGATGCCTAACCATGAGTTTTATCTCAAGACCGAAGAGGAGATGAAGCAACTCTTTGCCGATCGACCTGATGCCATTACCAACACTTTTGAGATAGCGGAGAAAGCCGAAGAGCTAACTTTACAGCGGGATATTCTACTGCCTAAGTTCGCGCTTCCCGACGGCTTTACCGACCAAAACGATTATTTGCGCCATCTTTCTTACGAAGGTGCAAAGCCTCGCTACGGCGAAATCACCCCCGAAATTCAGGATCGGCTTGACCATGAGTTGAAGATCATCAAAGACATGGGTTTTCCGGGGTACTTCCTGATTGTGCAGGATTTCATCAATGCTGCCCGAGATATGGGAGTATCAGTAGGCCCGGGTCGGGGTTCGGCAGCGGGTTCAGTAGTGGCTTACTGTACCGGAATTACCAATATTGATCCCATTGAGTACGATTTGCTCTTTGAGCGTTTCCTCAATCCTGAGCGGATCAGTATGCCCGATATTGATATTGATTTTGACGACGACGGTCGCCAGGAAGTAATTAATTATGTAATTGACAAATACGGGCGAAACCAAGTAGCCCAGATTGTAACCTTCGGTACAATGGCTCCCCGAATGTCAATTAAAGACGTATCTAGAGTAAGTGAGTTACCGCTGGTAGATGCGAACCGACTGGCGAAACTGGTGCCAGAGAAACCCGGAACCACCTTCGACCAAGCCCTCGCAGAAGTACCCGAATTGCAGCAAATCAAGCGAGGCTCCGACAAGCAAGCTGAAGTAATTAATTTAGCACATACGCTGGTAGGCTCAGTACGGAACACCGGAATTCATGCGGCTGGGGTTATCATCGCTCCTGATGATTTGCTCGAGTACATCCCGGTGAAAACAGATAAGGATTCTGACTTATTTGTTACTCAGTTCGACGGTTCAGTGGTAGAATCAGCCGGAATGCTGAAGATGGATTTCTTGGGTTTGAAAACCCTTACCATCATCAAAACCGCACTGCGAAAGATTAAAAAGAACCATGGTGTGGATATTGATATCGATGCCATTCCGCTGGATGATGAAAAAACATTCCAACTGTACCAGCGGGGTGATACCATCGGCACCTTCCAGTTTGAGTCGGACGGAATGAGACAGTGGCTCCGCAAACTCAAACCCACCGATATTGAAGACCTGATTGCCATGAACGCCTTGTACCGTCCGGGGCCGATGCAGTTCATCCCTAACTTTATTGATCGTAAGCACGGGAAGGAAAATATAGAGTACCCGCATGAGTTGCTTGAGCCTATTTTAAAAAATTCTTATGGCATTTGTTTATCGGGTGACACACGAATTTTTGATGCTGAAACAGGGGCTCCCCACCGATTAGACGAACTAAAGGATAGAGCAGGAAACTTTGTAGTGCAGGGAATTGATGCCCAAGGACAAGCCACTACAGCTCGGGTTACTCACTGGCTAGATAATGGTACTCATCCGGTATTTCGACTCACGCTACGCAACGGAGCCACGATAAAAGCTACAGCAAATCATCTTTTTTATACCGAGCAGGGATGGAAGCCATTAGAAGCACTAAATAGTGGTGATTATGTAGGTACTCCACCTCAATTATTTTCTCCAACCACCCCTTCTTCGTACAATCGCTGCCGCTTGCGAGTGTTGGCTTTCCTGACGGCTGATGGGAGCTTAGCAAGTGGCACTTCGGTAGACTTTGTTAATCATGATCCGCAACTTATTGAGGCGTACATTGAAGCACTACAGGCCTTTGACGATGTACAACCCGTAGTGGTGAAGCAGGTAAGAAACGTAAAGCGAGTTGGTATCAGAAGCAAAGTAAGTGGTCGGGCTACCACTAGCTTGCTGGCCTGGATGCGGGAGCTTGGGTTGAAAAGCTCGGCTGATCACAGAAAGTACCCTTGTGGAGTACGTAGCCACGAAAAAGCAGTGCCATCCTTTATTTATACAATGGCTGATGAAGACATTGCTTATTTCTTAGCTGGGTTGTGGGATTGTGACGGCTACGTAGGTAAGAAGCTTTGTCACTACAAAACTATTTCGTCGCAGTTGGCGCAAGATGTACAGACCCTTTTGCTACGTTTGGGCATTCCTTCAGTCATCTATGAGGCATCCTATAAGAATGATGTTTGTCCTGATCAGACTTCATACCAAGTTACCACCTACGAGCTAAACCGATTTTCTGGTGCTATTCAGCCATTTATGGTTTCTCACAAAGGGCATATATCTATTAAAGGAACTGCGTTTCGACATAACTCTGTTGAGCGGCAACCTTTTCTTCAAGAAATAAAGGAAACTACGGGCAAATCAGCTCGTGGTCTAATGAAAGCGTACGGTATTGATCGGCAACATTTTCAGCGTAAAGATCCTCGCATCAGTACAACTGTTGTAGAAGGGGTAGCTCAGCAAATTTCTCTGCCTGCTACTCAGCGGTTGCTACCGATCAACTGGCAGCAAATTGTATCAATAGAGGCTTGTGGTAGTGAAGCCGTCTACGATCTCACTGTAGACAAGATACATAATTTTGTAGCCAATAATATTATTGTCCACAACTGTGTTTACCAGGAGCAAATTATGCAGACCGCGCAAATTCTGGGCGGTTACTCTCTGGGTGGTGCGGATTTGTTGCGTCGGGCGATGGGTAAAAAGAAGATTGAGGAGATGAATAAACAGCGAGTCATCTTCGTAGAAGGAGCTAAGGAAAAACACGGGATTGATAAGAAAAAAGCGGAAGAGGTCTTTTCTATCATGGAGAAATTCGCTCAGTACGGATTCAACCGTTCGCATTCGGCAGCTTACTCAGTAGTGGCTTACCAAACTGGCTATTTAAAAGCGAATTATCCCGAAGAATACATGGCGGCGGTGCTTACCCACAATATGAGTAATTCCGATAAGGTAACGCTGTTTATGGACGAGTGCAAGCAGATGAAAATTAAGGTGCTCGGCCCGGATGTCAATGAAAGTGATTTTGACTTTGGAGTAAATAAGGAGCGGCAAATTCGCTTTGGGCTGGGAGCTATTAAGGGCGCCGGCGAAAGTGCGGTAGCTTCTATTATTGAAGAGCGAGATGAGCAAGGGACATACTCCGATATTTTTGAGTTTACTAAACGGGCTAACCTACGAGCAGTTAATAAAAAAACGCTGGAGTGCATGGCCATGGCCGGAGCCTTCGACTGTTTCCCTAATATGCACCGTCGGCAGTATCTGCACGCGTCCCCGGGCGATTCATCGTTATTAGAGAAAGCGGCCAAATACGCTCAAAACCTTCAGCAAGAAGAAGAAGCTGCTCAGGTTTCTTTGTTTGGCGGAGTGGGCGGTTTGGAAGTACCTAAACCTCGGGTAACCGACTGTGAACCTTACAGTGATCTGGAAAAGCTTAAACTCGAGAAGGAGGTTACTGGATTCTATATTTCGGGGCATCCGCTCGATCAGTTTAAGTTGGAAATAGAGAGCTTCTGCACCTGCACCTTGGATAAGGTAATGGGCTACCAAAATCGGGAAGTTTCGGTAGCCGGAATTATCACTAAAAGTGCTGAGCGTCAAACGAATAGCGGTAAACCCTTCGCCTTGGTCACCATAGAAGATTACCAAACCTCGGTCGATCTGGCCTTCTTCGGTGAGGATTATCTAAGCAACCGTCACCGCCTATCGCTAGGTGAGTTTGTGTATATGAAGGGGCGGGTAGAGGAGCGTTATAATAAACCCGGGGTATGGGAGCTTCGTCCCCAAACCGTTCAACTACTTACCGAAGTTCGGGAAAAGATGACCGGAGGCATTCAACTCAGTATTTCTGCCGAGCAACTCACCCAAAATCTGATTGAGCGCTTGGAGACACTATCGGCTGAGTACCGAGGAAACTGTCCGGTAAAAGTAACCGTACACGATGAACAGGAAAGCATGAGCGTAGAAATGCTGTCGCGCAAGTACCGCTGGCAACCCGACGGACAACTTTTCGGTGCCCTCGAACAGCTAGACGGAGTTTCGTATCAGCTTACCGGGGTGCGATGA
- a CDS encoding glutathione synthetase, giving the protein MKIAFIVNDIATEIHTYTTINLAYQAMQMGHEAYIAGVGDLMYLANGHMGASAFRVEEGVKSTEVMLGEMQTAYENSSVSLIESDMKPVKITSEDLDVMFIRNDPSDDRENRPWAQSAGVIFGKIAVRNGVIVLNDPEALHNALNKMYFQHFPELVRPRTIITRNVDDVRRFYDECEQKIVLKPLQGSGGKDVFMVKGKEAANLDQIVEAISRNGFVIVQEYLPAAKDGDTRMFVVNGRPLENDGKIACFQRVNEGDDFRSNLHAGGRPQKAEVTDDMLRLAEALRPKIIQDGLFMIGLDIVGDKLMEINVFSPGGMMSAGMQQGTEFFPTVIEAIEKKVYYRKIYDGHLDNATLAIME; this is encoded by the coding sequence ATGAAAATAGCGTTTATTGTAAACGACATCGCCACCGAAATACATACCTATACCACGATCAACCTGGCCTACCAAGCGATGCAAATGGGGCACGAAGCGTATATTGCCGGCGTAGGCGACCTTATGTACCTAGCCAATGGCCACATGGGTGCCAGCGCCTTTCGGGTAGAAGAAGGCGTAAAGTCTACCGAAGTGATGCTAGGCGAAATGCAAACTGCCTACGAAAACTCTAGTGTCAGCCTGATTGAATCTGACATGAAACCTGTTAAAATTACGTCCGAAGATTTGGATGTCATGTTCATCCGCAATGATCCGTCCGACGACCGGGAAAACCGCCCTTGGGCACAAAGTGCCGGAGTAATTTTTGGAAAAATAGCTGTGCGTAACGGTGTAATTGTTCTCAATGATCCCGAGGCACTACACAATGCGCTCAATAAAATGTACTTCCAGCATTTTCCCGAGTTGGTTCGGCCCCGCACCATTATTACTCGCAACGTAGATGACGTACGGCGATTCTACGACGAGTGCGAGCAGAAAATTGTGTTGAAGCCGCTGCAAGGCTCAGGAGGAAAAGACGTATTTATGGTGAAGGGAAAAGAGGCGGCCAACCTCGACCAAATTGTAGAAGCCATCAGCCGGAATGGATTTGTCATTGTGCAGGAGTACCTACCCGCCGCTAAGGATGGCGATACCCGCATGTTCGTGGTCAACGGTCGTCCGCTAGAGAACGATGGAAAGATTGCCTGCTTTCAGCGTGTAAACGAAGGGGATGACTTCCGAAGTAATTTGCATGCCGGAGGCCGTCCGCAAAAAGCGGAAGTCACCGATGATATGCTTAGGTTAGCTGAAGCCCTTCGCCCTAAGATTATTCAGGATGGATTGTTTATGATCGGATTAGATATTGTGGGCGATAAGCTGATGGAAATCAATGTGTTTAGTCCGGGCGGCATGATGTCGGCCGGAATGCAGCAAGGCACAGAGTTTTTTCCTACGGTAATTGAAGCCATTGAGAAGAAAGTCTACTACCGAAAAATCTACGACGGTCACTTAGACAATGCTACGTTGGCCATCATGGAATGA
- a CDS encoding GNAT family N-acetyltransferase, translating to MPDEIKIRLATTHDLPEILRLFTGTVEHVARQDYASKQLTVWVASAHNQKRWHQAIDNQYFIVATVDETIAGFGSLDQNGYLDFLYVHKDYQRQGIAYLLYGALEQEAIRAGYPQITTDASKTIQNFFVRQGFSLVRENQKQIKGVELINYRMSKDLI from the coding sequence ATGCCCGACGAGATAAAGATACGGCTCGCCACCACCCACGATCTGCCGGAGATACTGCGCCTGTTCACTGGAACGGTTGAGCACGTTGCCCGGCAAGATTATGCGTCGAAGCAGCTAACAGTTTGGGTTGCATCAGCACATAATCAGAAACGGTGGCATCAGGCAATTGATAATCAGTACTTTATAGTGGCCACAGTAGACGAAACTATTGCTGGCTTTGGTTCGCTAGACCAAAACGGCTACCTAGATTTTCTCTATGTACATAAAGATTATCAGCGCCAAGGTATTGCCTATCTACTTTACGGTGCATTGGAGCAAGAAGCAATTCGGGCTGGATACCCTCAAATTACCACAGATGCTAGTAAAACGATCCAGAACTTTTTTGTCCGCCAAGGATTTAGTTTGGTAAGGGAAAACCAAAAGCAGATAAAAGGAGTAGAACTGATCAATTATCGGATGAGCAAAGATCTGATATAG
- a CDS encoding putative signal transducing protein: MNEHVKMLIGSSIVINRAASLLDENNIPTLIKDNVESARLAGFGTLQNEVELYIYKSDLKRAQLIIEEFRKDNQI; the protein is encoded by the coding sequence ATGAATGAGCACGTAAAAATGTTGATAGGTAGTTCAATTGTTATTAATCGAGCTGCCTCTCTTTTAGATGAAAATAATATTCCGACCTTAATTAAGGACAATGTTGAGTCAGCAAGATTGGCTGGTTTTGGAACATTACAAAATGAAGTAGAATTATATATTTACAAGTCCGACCTCAAACGTGCTCAATTAATCATTGAAGAGTTCAGAAAAGACAATCAAATCTAA